The DNA segment CAAGGGCCAGAAGAAGGTCGGCATCCTCGGTTTCAGCTTCAAGGCGGGCACCGACGACCTGCGCGAAAGCCCGGTGGTGGAACTGACCGAGCGGCTATTGGGCAAGGGCTACGACCTGCGCATCTACGACCGCAACGTGAGCATCGCCAGCATTCGCGGCGCCAACCGCAATTACATCCTGAACCACATCCCGCATATCTCGCGCCTGATGGTTCCCAGCGTGGCCGATGTGCTCGGCCATGCGCGCACCATCATCATCGGCAATGCCGCGACGGAGTTCCACGATGTGCCCAATCACCTGGAATATGGACAGAACATCATCGATTTCGTCCGCATCTGCGATACGCGCAGCGTCGCCGGCGTCTACGAAGGCATCTGCTGGTAACGCCGATATGAAACGCATCCTGCGGCCGAAAGCTTACCGGACATCCTGCAGGCCGAAGCAGCGTGCAGGCGCTGTTGATGCGGCCCAACGCACAGCGCTCCCATCATGCCAATAATGCGCACATTGCAAGCCTCGATACCGGCTGGAGTTTGTGACGCGGAGGCATTTCAATGCCCTGGCCAGCATGCATACACCGCCGGCGCAGCCCTGCCCTTCACGCGTGTCAGAGTTGTGTCTCCGGCCGAAATCAGTCCGGTAGACATCAGCGCCTGGGTTGCACTGGAAGCAGAAGCGCTCCAGCCCAATGCATATATGTCACCGCACTTTGTGCTGCCGGCGCTGCGCTACCTGGATCGCCCACCCGGGACGAGAATTCTATTGGTCGAGCGGGTTGGTGCCGGGGCGGTACAGACTGTCGCCGTTGCGGTGCTGTGTCGCTTGACTGCCACGCGTCTGCTGCTGGCGCCGCACCATTCGATCTACCGATCGCGCCACAGCTATCTGGGCGCGCCTTTGCTGCATCGTGAATTCGCGACAGATGCCGCCAACCACCTGTTCACCGAGCTGGCTCGCCATCGCTGGAGCGCCGCAGGACTGATCCTGCCGAACGTCGATCCGGAAGGTCCACTGTTGGCAGCGTTTAGCGAGGCCTGCCGCTCACGCGGATTGGCGCTGCAGACGACTCGGGAATGGCAGCGCGCCACCTTGATCCCCTCCCGAGCCGGCGAAGACACTCTCAGGAATCAAAAGAAGTACAAGCGCGTTGAACGCTGCCGTCGCCGATTGGCCGAGCTAGGCGATCTTCAATGGCTCATCCATCGCGAAGGCGTGGATGATGAAATCATTGAGTCCTTCCTGCGGCTGGAGCACAGCGGTTGGAAGGGCCGGCGCCACAAATCGCTGCGCTCGCGGCTGGCCGACGAAGCCTTTTTCCGCGAAATGGCGACTGGCTTTGCGCGCGAGGGGCGCGCCTTGTTCACCGAATTGCGCTTGAATGGGCGGACCATCGCGTCGACCAGCAACTTCGCCTCGGCGCATGCGGGTTTCGCTTTCAAGGTGGGTTGGGATGAGGCATTCAGGAAGTTTAGCGTGGGCAACCTAATTGACGCGGAGCTGGTAGAACGTGCGCCTGAAGTCTGTAACGACCTCGCCTATATCGATAGCGGATCCGGGCCGCATTCCCACATGGAGGTGCTATGGCCGCATCGGCGAAGCTTGGTAACTGTCTTTCTGCCCTACAGCACTGCGGGCCAACTGGCTTGGCAAGGCATGCAATCGCTGCGCTCACTGCGCCGTTTCGTTTGACCGCGGCGCGGCCATCAATGCGCCGGAAACCTGATCTCGGGTTAGAGCAGTTACGGCCTCCACTTCACGCAGTTCCTATGCCTTCTCGAGGATGTAGGTAAGGTTATTGTGTTTCCACTGAAGCTTGCCAAATGACAGCAAGGCTGCCGTCATGACGAACGCCCGGATGAGGGTATGAAGAATGCCCTTGCCGTCAAGATAATAGCCCTGTCCGTATTCTTCCTTGATCCGGCACTGATGTCTCATGCAAAAGTCATGGATGCCGTTTCTGGAAACGACCTCTTCGTGGTACGTGGGATAGGGGTCGAAACCCGGCTGTCCGGCATTGCTGATCCCCTGGATGTATTTCTTGTAGAAAACGTGGAACCAGAACGGCGTCATCCGGGTGGCGAAACCATATACGGAATTCCGGTCGGGAATCCTCAAGATCAGGATGCCGCCGGATTTCAACCACTTGATAAAGTTATCCAGTACCCGGTCGGCATCGCGTACATGCTCAAGAACAAATGAATTGTAGATCACGTCATAGCTGTTTTCGTCCAGCTCGACCGAGCGCAAGTCGCCAAGGATGGTTTCATCGAGATCCCTGATTTTCGTCTTTCTGAACTCCAAAGCATCCTTGTCCAGGTCCACGCCGGTAATGGTGTACTCGATGCCGCCAAGATTCAGCGGCCATTTCCGCCCGCATCCAGCTTCCAGGATGCGCAGCGCGGATGCGTCGGCGGCCTTCCGCTTGATGCTGGTTTCCAAAAGTTCGGACTCATGCGCACGGGTTTTGAATAACTTCAGCTTTGTCATCTGAATACTCCAAATTGCCAATTGGCCGGAAGAATAGAACTAAGAAAACGCCGCACAGGATTCTGGCCGGACATAGCGGCGATAAATGCGTTCGAGCTGGGCCGTGGCCTTCTCGATAGTGGCATTGGCCTCTACCCAACTGCGCTGCGCAGTGGCCAGCAACTCGCGTTGTTCATGGGCGCGGCGCATCGCGCTTGCGATCTCCCCCGGGGCGCGGCTGGCGACAACCTGCCAGGGGAACGGCAGAATGCGGCGGATATCGGAATATTCGGTGCTTACGACAGGCACGCCCAAGGCCATGGCTTCCAGAACGACGTTGGGGAAACCTTCGTGCACCGACGTGATGTAGAGCACGTCGCATTGGCGCACGATGGCGGGCACGTCTGTCCTGAGCCCGGTGAACTTGATCTTGTCCGAGAGACCGAGCTGCGCATAGTGGCGCAGCACCTCGTCCTTGTAGGCCTCGGTAACCGATCCGGACCGATAGGTGGTGCCGCCGACGTCGGCGAGTTTGTCGCCGACGAAGAGTACGCGCCAGCACGGATCGTCCGCGATCAATTGCGCGGCGACGGCCAGGGCCAAGTGGTAGTCCTTGGTCGGCCTGATCGCGCCGACCAGGCAGGCCACGCGGTGGGAGCCGGGACCGAAATAGGTCAGGCGATGGTCGTCGACCGCCACTGCATTGCGCTCGATCTCCGGCAGGCTGACGCCGTTCCATGCGACATGAACATCCGCGGGCGACAACCCAAACAGGCCTTGGGCAAAGTCGCGGCCGACGTAGGTGTTGGCAACGACGCCATCTGCCAGGCGCCTGGTCAGTAAATGGCTGACCTTCTGCACCAGCGACAGGCGGTAATTGCTGCTGCGCTCCGAGTTGAGCACTGGTATGCCGGTGCCGCAGGCGGCGACGCGGGCATAGAAGTCGCCGTCGAACAGGAAACCGTGCACGATGTCCGGTTGCCAGCTGTCGATGGTGCGGCGCAGGCGCCTCAGCAAGGCCAGATCAAGGCGGGATTGCTTCTGGTCGACAATCAATCTAACCGCGGAGCCGGCCAGTTCCGCCTTGCGCGGCACCTCGCGGTTGAGCGTGTAGATAGTGACCTCGTGCCCACGTCGTACCATTTCCTTGGCCAGCTCGACGAGCTGTTTTTCCGCCCCGCCAAGGCTAAGCTCGCTGATGACATAAAGTATGCGCATGCCTACACCTGATTGCCACAGGCGCCAAGGCGACATATGGTGCCGGTACCTATTTTGCCGCCGTCGGGATGGGCGCCTAATATGCCAATGGTCTTGCCGCCGCAACGCGTGAAGGCTGATGGCTCGGACATTTCGATTTCCTCGGTCATGTGTCTGCTGGGCGACGGCAACAGCTTTCAGCCTTGTCGCCGCTTTTCTTCGCTTTCGCCGTCAGCATAAATGCACAGCAATAAGTTCCATGAAAGGACGCAGGCGTAATGCATAGTCCATGTGGCGCTGAGATGTCGCGGCGGGGTGGGCTTCTGGCGTAATCTCCTCCTGCCCGCAGCCACTGCGGCTCGGCGCGAACCGTGCCAGCCCATCGATGACCGCGGTCGAATCAGCGGCAGCCCGGTGACGGAATAAATCGCGTAACGGCATATCCACTGCGAAAGCAATCCGGATAGCTGCCAGGCCGATACTTCCTGGCCATGGCCCGTTCGTCGATCCGCGCGCTGATTTCAGTCACCGCCCCGGTCAATTGGTCGCCTTTGTGCTTGCTGGTCCGATCGGCCTATGGATACGCAACGATTGATGCCATCTTCGCCGGGCAGCCTTCTCTTCATGAACACGACCTTGCCCTCCAACCGGTCATTTGGCTGGACTTTCACCGGCGCCTGCGCGATAGCCGCCATTTTTTATCCTTGGGCCGCTGTCGCGGCGTGCCTGATGGCGATAGTGACACTGACGCGGGTGCGCTGGCTGACGCCACTGAATCGCGCCTGGATGACGTTGGGCGAACTGATCAGCAGGGTCGTCAATCCGCTGGTGCTGGGCCTGATCTTCTTTGCAGTGTTCACGCCGGTGGCCTTCGTCATGCGCCTTGCCGGGCGCGATGTCCTGGCGCGAAAGTGGGATGCCGGTCGCCGCAGTTACTGGAGCGAGCGCGATCCACCCGGTCCTGCCGAAGACAGCTTCAAGAACATGTTCTAAGAGAGCGCAATGGATTTTCTGGCTCGCTTCATCCCTATCCTAGGCGTTATAGCGACAGCGAGGCAACTGCGGTCAGGCTTGCAACGATGAAACGAATTCTTTCGAACCTGCTGTTGGTGGTTGGTGCTTCTGTTCTCGCCGCACTAGTGGCCGAAGCAGTGGTGCGACTGACTCTCAAGGATGAGGCAACCCTGTTCCCTCGCTACCAGACGGATTATCAATACGGACGCTATACCCTGCGCGGGATTCGACCCCATTCGGAATTCTGGCACACCAGCCCCGATGGTCATTGGCGCTATGTGACGAACAACCGCGGATTTCGTGACACGCGCGACTTCGCCTACGGCAAGCCTGCGAACACACGGAGAATTATGGTGCTTGGCGACTCGCATACGCAAGGTTACGAGGTTGGGCAGGATGCGACTTTTTCAGCAGTTCTTGAGCGCTACCTCAGGCATGGCAACCTTCCCACCGAGGTGATCAATTCCGGCGTCTCCGGCTTCAGCACCGCCGAGGAACTCGTCTTCCTCGAAAATGAAGGCGTCAAGTACCAGCCTGACGTGGTCGTACTGGGATTTTACGCAAACGACTTCGAAGACAATTTCAAGGCCGGTTTGTTTCAGCTCGATGGAAAGGGGCAACTTCGCGACTTGAAATATGAGCATATTCCGGGTGTCCGCATCCAGAATTTCATTTACGCAATACCGGGTACGCAATGGTTGAGCGAGAATTCCTATTTCTACTCGCTGTTGTTCAATACCGCCTGGGCTGCCGGCAAGTCGGCCCTTCGCCGTACCGCTGCCCGCAGTGAAGCCAACCAGTCAACGCAGTTATCGACGCAACAAACTCCGGAGTTCGAGTATGCGGTTGCGACCACAGAGTCGATCTCGCCCGCGCAGCACGCGCTTGCGCTGGCCCTGCTCGAACGCATGCAGCATTTCTGCGCCAATCGCGGCATCCGATTGATCGTAGTCGATATCCCCCGCCAAGCCGCACCTTATCGCACGCGGTCCTCGCTGCCTGCCGGACTGATCGCCGAATTGACCGCCATGGGTGTCGAGATTGTAAAAAGCGACGACCTGCTTGCATCCGTCGAAGGAGCTGCCATGTTGCATGTCCCGCACGGACATCATCACATCTCCGAAATTACGCATGCAATGATTGGCGTGGAACTCGGCCGTCGAATTGCTTTCGCGCCGCGGTGATGCTACATCAATGTACCTGGTTGCCCATGTCACGCCCATATCTTCGGCGGCGTCCGCACCTGCTGGTCCGATCGGCCTATGGATACGCAACGATTGGTGCGATCTTCGCCGGGTAGCCTTCTGTTCATGAACATGACCTTGCCTTCCAACCGCTCATTTGGCTGGACTTTCACCGGCGCCTGCGCGATAGCCGCCATTTTTTATCCTTGGGCCGCTGTCGTGGCGTGCCTGACGGCGGTAGTGACACTGACGCGGGTGAGCTGGCTGACGCCACTGAATCGCGCCTGGATGACGTTGGGCGAACTGATCAGCAGGGTCGTCAATCCGCTGGTGCTGGGCCTGATCTTCTTTGCGGTGTTTACGCCGGTGGCCTTCGTCATGCGCCTTGCCGGGCGCGATGTCCTGACGCGAAAGTGGGATGCCGGTCGCCGCAGTTACTGGAGCGAGCGCGATCCGCCCGGTCCTGCCGAAGACAGCTTCAAGAACATGTTCTAGGGAGAAAAACTATGGATTTCGTCGTCCAGATGTGGCATTTCCTCGGCGCGCGGCGCAAGTACTGGTTGCTCCCGATCATCGTCATCAGTGTGGTTCTCGGCGGGCTCCTGGTGCTGGCGCAAGGCTCGGTCTTCGCTCCGTTCATCTACACGCTGTTCTGATGCCATGCGTATCCTCGGTATCTCGGCGTATTACCATGACAGCGCCGCCGCGCTGGTTGAAGACGGACGCGTCGTTGCAGCAGCGCAGGAAGAGCGCTTTACCCGAAAGAAGCACTATTCCGGCTTCCCGCACCACGCGATTCTCTCCTGCCTGCAGACCGCCGGCGCCGGTCCGGGCGATATCGACGCCGTCGCCTTCTACGACAAGCCCTTCCTCAAGTTCGAACGCCTGATCGAGACTTATCTTGCCTTTGCGCCGCGTGGTTTCACTTCTTTCCGCGAGGCGCTGCCGCTCTGGGTCAAGGACAAGCTGTTCCAGCGCAACGAGATCCTGCGCCAGCTGAAGGCGATCGACGCCACCGTCGACTGGGACGACAAGCTGCTGTTCTCGGAGCATCACCTGAGCCACGCAGCCAGTGCCTTCTACCCGTCGCCCTTCGATCATGCCGCGGTCCTGACCATGGACGGCGTCGGCGAGTGGGCGACAACCTCGCTTGCGCTGGGCAACGGGCGCGAGCTCAAGGTCGCTCGCGAGATCCACTTCCCGCACTCGATCGGCCTGCTCTATTCGGCATTCACCTATTACACCGGCTTCAAGGTCAACTCCGGCGAGTACAAGGTCATGGGCCTGGCGCCCTACGGCGAGCCGCGCTACGCGCAGCTGATCCGCGACCGGCTGATCGACATCAAGGACGACGGAAGCTTCCGCCTCAATCTCGACTACTTCGAGTACTGCACCGGCCTTACCATGACAAATGAGAAGTTCGATGCGCTCTTCGGTGGCCCCCCGCGCAAGCCGGAAGATCGCCTGACGCAGCGTGAACTCGATCTGGCGGCGTCGGTCCAGCTGATTACCGAGGAGGTTGTGCTCAAGCTTGCGCGCGGCATCGCGCGCGAGACCGGCGAGCGCAACCTGTGCCTTGCCGGCGGCGTTGCCCTCAACTGCGTTGCCAACGGCAAAGTGCTGCGCGACAAGAGCTTCCAGCATCTGTGGCTGCAACCGGCCGCCGGCGACGCCGGCGGCGCGCTCGGCGCGGCGCTGGTCGCCTACCATCTGCAGCATCGCGGTGAACGCCGGGTGGCCGATGGCCTCGATGCCATGCAAGGCGGCTATCTTGGCCCCGAGTTCTCGGCTACGGACATCAGCTCGCGCCTGACTCGTGCCGGCGCGGTGTTCGAAACCCTTGATGACAATCCGCTGGTCGACGCCTGCGCCCAGTCGCTGGCCGAAGGCAAGGCGCTCGGCTGGTTCCAGGGGCGCATGGAATTCGGCCCGCGCGCGCTGGGCGCGCGTTCAATCCTCGGCGACGCCCGTTCGCCGAGCATGCAGAAGACACTCAACCTCAAGGTCAAGTATCGCGAATCGTTCCGGCCCTTCGCGCCGTCGGTGCTGGCAGAGGATGCTGCCGACTGGTTCGATATCGACGTCGAGAGCCCCTACATGCTGCTCGTCGCCGATGTCGCGCGCGAACGCTGCATCCCGATGACGGAGGCGCAGCAGGCGCTGTTCGGAATCGACAAGCTGAATGTGCCGCGCTCGGCGATCCCCGCGGTGACCCACGTCGATTACTCGGCGCGCATCCAGACCGTGCATAAGGAAACCAACCCGCGCTACCACGACCTGATCTCGAGGTTCAAGGCGAAGACCGGCTGCCCGGTGATCGTCAACACCAGCTTCAACGTGCGCGGCGAACCGATTGTCGGTAGCCCGGAAGATGCGTTCCACTGCTTCATGGGAACCGATATCGAAACCCTTGCCGTCGGCAACTGCTTCCTGAAGAAGGAGTGGCAGAACCCGGCGCTGAAGCAGAACTACGAAAACGCCTTTGAGCTCGACTAGGAATTCCCATGCGCGAAACCGCTTTCCCCGGAATAAAGCGCCTGGCAGTTCCATTCCTGATCGTCGCCGTTGCCGTTCTGGCGGCGCTGCTTCTGTTCGAGATTCTGTTGCGTGGCATCGGTTACAGCGCGCCGATCTGGTATCAGCCAGACCCGCAACTCGGCTGGACCTTGCGTCCGGGCATTGCCGCGTGGGCTACCAGGGAGGGCCGCGCCTATGTCGAGGTGAATGCTGCTGGCTGGCGCGACCAGAACCATCCGCTCGACAAGCCGGCGAACATCTACCGCATTGCTGTGCTCGGCGACTCCTACGCCGAGGCAATGCAGGTTTCACGCGAAGAGACGTTCTGGGCGCTGCTGCCGGAAAAACTCGCGGCCTGCGGTTTCCGGAATGGCAAACAGCGCATCGAAGTGATGAACTTCGGCGTTTCAAGTTACGGCACGGCGCAGGAGTATCTCGTGCTCGAGTCAAAGGCGATGCGCTACCGGCCGGACCTGGTGTTGCTGCAGTTCACGAATGGCAACGATGTCACGAACAACTCGAAAGCGCTTGAAAATAGAAAGATACGACCGTTTTACGTGCTGGACCGCGATGGCGAGCTGCGCCTCGACAATTCCTTTTCCGCGGCGCCGGAATTTCGCGCCAAATTGTCGCCGGCCAGCGAAGCGTTCAGAAAGATGGCGGACATGTCTCGGGTCGCTCAACTGGTCAACGCGGCGCGAACATTGCCGTTGCTGCGCACTGCGAATGCCGCCGACGCAAGAGGTGTCGAGCAGGGCATGGAGCCTGACGTCCTGGCACCGCCGCGCGACCCGCTCTGGGACGAAGCCTGGCGCGTTACCGAGAAACTTGTCGCCAAGACAGACCAATATGCCAAACGCAATGGCGCGCATTTCCTGGTGGTGACAATTCCCTACGCCATTCAGGTGCATCCCGATGCAGCCGTTCGCACCGAACTGCAAAACAGACTCGGCGTCGCGGACCTGTTCTACCCGGACCGGCGTATCACCGGGTTTGCGCACGGCCACGACATCGATGCACTGGCGCTGGCGCCTGAAATGCAACGTCTTGCCGAAAAGCGCAACATCTATTTTCATGGTTTTGCGAATAACGGCATGGGTCGCGGCCACTGGAACGCCGACGGCCATCGCGTCGCCGCCGAACTCATCGCGCAGCATCTTTGCGGACAACAGCCATGACGACCGCTGCGCTGGTTCTGGCCGATGGCACCACATTCCACGGCCGGCTGATGGGCGGGCGACGTTCGGTATCCGGCGAGGTGGTGTTCAACACCGGCATGGTCGGCTATACGGAGGCGCTGACCGATCCCTCCTACCATGGCCAACTACTGTGCCTGACCTATCCGCTTGTCGGCAACTACGGCGTGCCGCCGGACTTCGAATCGACGAAGATCCAGGTCAGCGGCCTCATCGTCTCTGAACTGGCGCTCGAATACAGCCATGCCAGCGCTGCCCGGAGCCTGCCGCAGTGGTTGCGGGCAGAAGGCATTCCATGCCTGACCGGCATCGACACGCGTGCGCTGACGAAACGGCTGCGGCAAGCCGGTTGCATGGCCGGGAAGATCGTTACCGGGATGCGCCCCCTGCCCTTCGCCGCGCCGGACGCCGAGCATTCGGTGGCGGCCGTCAGCGCCGGCCAGCGCGAGGAATACGCCGGCGGCCGCCGCCGTGTCGTGCTCGTCGACTGTGGTGTCAAGTCGAGCATCATCGGCCAGTTGCGGGCGCGCGACCTGACTGTCATACGCGTTCCCTGGGACTACGACTTTCTCGCTGAGGACTTCGCTGCCGTCGTCGTATCCAACGGCCCGGGCGACCCGAGCCAGTGCAGCGCCACGGTACGCAATATCGCGCGCGCAATGCAACTGGAGCGCCCGATCCTCGGCATCTGCCTCGGCCACCAACTGCTGGCGCTGGCAGCGGGGGCATCGACCTACAAGCTCAAGTTCGGACACCGCGGCCACAACCAGCCTTGCCTAGAAGAAGGCACGCAGCGCTGTTTCATCACCTCGCAGAACCATGGCTACGCCGTCGACGCGAGTTCGCTGCCGGCCGGCTGGGTTCCCTGGTTCACCAACGCCAACGACGGCTCGAACGAAGGGATACGGCACAGTTCGCAACCCTTCATGAGCGTGCAGTTCCATCCGGAAGCGGCCCCCGGCCCGGTGGACTGCGAGCCGATTTTCGACCGTTTTGTGGAGTCCATCCGATGAGTGCAAAACCGGGCAAGGTCCTGATTCTGGGCAGCGGTGCGCTGAAGATCGGCGAAGCGGGCGAATTCGACTACTCCGGCAGCCAGGCGATCAAGGCGCTGAAGGAGGAAGGTGTCGTGACGGTGCTGGTGAATCCGAACATCGCGACGATCCAGACATCGGCGACGCTCGCTGACCAGATTTATCTGCTGCCGGTGACGCCGTATTTCGTCGAACAGGTTATCGCACGCGAACGGCCGGACGCGATTGCGCTCGGCTTCGGCGGCCAGACGGCGCTCAATTGCGGTCTCGAACTGGCGCGCGGTGGCGTTCTCGAGCGCTGGCAGGTCGCCGTGTTCGGCACACCGATAGCGGCGATCGAGGCCACCGAGGACCGCGCCATTTTCGCTGCGCGGCTGGCCGAAATCGGCGTCGCCGTACCGCGCAGTGCCGCTGCCACGTCGCTCGAAGAAGCTGTGCTGCTGGCGGCAGGAATCGGTTATCCGGTGATGGTCCGCGTCGCCTACGCCCTTGGCGGGTTGGGCTCGGGCTGGTGTGCGGACGAGCGGCAGTTGCGCCAGCGCGTTGCCAAAGGGCTGGCGCACAGCCCGCAGGTGCTGGTCGAGGAATACCTGGTCGGCTGGAAGGAATTCGAATACGAGGTGGTCCGCGACCGCTTCGACAATTGCATCGTCGTCTGCAACATGGAAAACCTCGACCCGATGGGCATCCATACCGGTGAGAGCATCGTCGTCGCACCGAGCCAGACGCTGAGCAACCGCGAGTATCACCGATTGCGCGAACTGGCGATCCGGGCCGTGCGGCATTTCGGCGTAGTCGGCGAATGCAATATCCAATTCGCCGTCGAGCCGGACTCGGGCGACTACCGCGTCATCGAGATCAACGCCCGTCTGTCGCGCAGTTCGGCACTGGCCTCGAAGGCGACCGGCTATCCTCTGGCCTTCGTCGCCGCCAAGCTCGGCCTCGGCTATAGCCTCACCGAGCTGCCCAACGCCGTTACCCGCGTCACCATGTCCTGTTTCGAGCCTGCGCTCGATTACGTCGTAGTCAAGGCGCCGCGCTGGGATTTGCAGAAATTCCGCAGCACTTCGCAGAGCCTCGGTTCATCGATGAAATCGGTCGGCGAGGTGATGGCCATCGGCCGCAGTTTCGAAGAGGCATTGCAGAAGGCGCTGCGCATGCTCGATGCCGGCGGCGCGCCCGCACACGAGCGGACCGGGCGCCTGTGCCGGGCGGAGATCGAAGGCATCCTGCGCGAGCCGACGCCCGATCGCATTCATGTCGCCGCCGAGGCCCTGCGCCGGGACTGGTCAGTCGCGAAAATCCATGCGCTGTCGCATATCGACTGCTGGTTCCTGCAGAAGATCCGCCGCATCGTCAACATAGAGAAGCGCCTGCGCCGATCAGCAACACCGGCGCTTCTGGCAGAGGCAAAGCGCTGCGGTTTCTCCGATGCGCGCATTGCCGAACTGGGCGGCACCAGCGCAGACGCAGTGCGCGCCCGGCGCCAGGCCTGCGGCATCGTTCCCTATGTCAAGCAGATCGACACGCTCGCCGGCGAATATCCGGCGCTGACCAACTACCTGTATCTGACTCACCACGGCAGCGAGGATGACGTCGCCGCCGGCGACCTGGACGACGCCGTGCTGGTCCTCGGCTCGGGCGCTTACCGCATTGGCAGCTCGGTCGAGTTCGATTGGTGCGGCGTGAACACGGTGCAGGCGTTGCGTCGCATGGGCTACAAGACGATCATGCTGAACAACAACCCCGAAACGGTGAGCACCGATTTCAACGAGTGCGACCGGCTCTACTTCGAGGAAATCACGCTGGAGACCGTGGTCGACATCTGTCAGCGCGAACGGCCGCTCGGCGTCATCGTATCGGTCGGGGGTCAGGTACCGAACAATCTTGCCATGCAGTTGGCGGAGAACGGCATACGCCTGCTCGGCACGCAGGCAAGCGGCATCGACGCTGCCGAAGACCGGCATCAGTTCTCGCGCCTGCTCGACCGCCTCGGCATCCTGCAGCCTGCGTGGCGGGATCTGGTTTC comes from the Georgfuchsia toluolica genome and includes:
- the carA gene encoding glutamine-hydrolyzing carbamoyl-phosphate synthase small subunit, which encodes MTTAALVLADGTTFHGRLMGGRRSVSGEVVFNTGMVGYTEALTDPSYHGQLLCLTYPLVGNYGVPPDFESTKIQVSGLIVSELALEYSHASAARSLPQWLRAEGIPCLTGIDTRALTKRLRQAGCMAGKIVTGMRPLPFAAPDAEHSVAAVSAGQREEYAGGRRRVVLVDCGVKSSIIGQLRARDLTVIRVPWDYDFLAEDFAAVVVSNGPGDPSQCSATVRNIARAMQLERPILGICLGHQLLALAAGASTYKLKFGHRGHNQPCLEEGTQRCFITSQNHGYAVDASSLPAGWVPWFTNANDGSNEGIRHSSQPFMSVQFHPEAAPGPVDCEPIFDRFVESIR
- the carB gene encoding carbamoyl-phosphate synthase (glutamine-hydrolyzing) large subunit yields the protein MSAKPGKVLILGSGALKIGEAGEFDYSGSQAIKALKEEGVVTVLVNPNIATIQTSATLADQIYLLPVTPYFVEQVIARERPDAIALGFGGQTALNCGLELARGGVLERWQVAVFGTPIAAIEATEDRAIFAARLAEIGVAVPRSAAATSLEEAVLLAAGIGYPVMVRVAYALGGLGSGWCADERQLRQRVAKGLAHSPQVLVEEYLVGWKEFEYEVVRDRFDNCIVVCNMENLDPMGIHTGESIVVAPSQTLSNREYHRLRELAIRAVRHFGVVGECNIQFAVEPDSGDYRVIEINARLSRSSALASKATGYPLAFVAAKLGLGYSLTELPNAVTRVTMSCFEPALDYVVVKAPRWDLQKFRSTSQSLGSSMKSVGEVMAIGRSFEEALQKALRMLDAGGAPAHERTGRLCRAEIEGILREPTPDRIHVAAEALRRDWSVAKIHALSHIDCWFLQKIRRIVNIEKRLRRSATPALLAEAKRCGFSDARIAELGGTSADAVRARRQACGIVPYVKQIDTLAGEYPALTNYLYLTHHGSEDDVAAGDLDDAVLVLGSGAYRIGSSVEFDWCGVNTVQALRRMGYKTIMLNNNPETVSTDFNECDRLYFEEITLETVVDICQRERPLGVIVSVGGQVPNNLAMQLAENGIRLLGTQASGIDAAEDRHQFSRLLDRLGILQPAWRDLVSLEDAMAFAGSVGYPVLVRPSYVLSGAAMGVAANDAELERFLRGATTLSPLHPVVISKFLENARELEIDAVACNGQIVVAAVSEHVENAGVHSGDATLVLPPQRTYLETIRRIRAISARIAAALNIHGPFNMQFLAKANEVSVIECNLRASRSFPFVSKVTRINFIEIAAAVMMGRPVEVHNGSVIDLDYVGVKAPQFSFMRLEGADPVLGVEMASTGEVGCIGDDFEEAFLKALLAVGFRLPVKNALLSTGPIEDKAAFLESARTLRDLGINLFATAGTATFLNANGVGTTLLHWPSEGRSPNTLEYLSQGKLDLVINIPKSSAELELSNDYLIRRHSADFGIPLITNIQLAQRFVEAIAKKPLTELHIKSWKEYAPNLPPVKRVTVPDSQVSMRPAVLN